TAGATATCTTCCGTGTTTTTGATTCGCTAAACTGGGTAACCGCTATGAAAACCAGCCTACGTACTATACGTGAGCGAACCAATGCCCTAGCCGAAGCTGCAATTTGCTATACCGGTGACCTTATGTCGCCCGACAATAAAAAATATACGCTGCAATACTACCTGGACCTGGCCCGCCAGCTGGAAGATGAAGGAGCCCACATTTTGGCCATTAAAGATATGGCAGGATTACTTAAACCTTATGCTGCAGAGCTGCTGGTAAGTGAACTGAAAAAAGCGGTAGACTTGCCTGTTCATCTCCATACGCATGATACCTCTTCTATACAAACAGCAAGCTATGTCAAAGCTATTGAAGCCGGGGTAGACGTAGTAGATGTAGCCATAGGAGCCATGTCAGGCTTAACCTCGCAACCCAACTTTAATTCTGTAGTAGCTATGATGCAGGGGCACGAGCGGGAGCAGCCTATCAACCTGAAATCTCTTAATGAGTACTCCGTCTATTGGGAGGCAGTAAGGGAATATTATTACCCCTTTGAGTCTGGACTTAAAGCTGGCACTGCTGAAGTTTACGAGCATGAAATACCCGGAGGACAGTATTCTAACTTACGACCTCAGGCTGTAGCCATGGGGCTGGAGCATAAGTTTGAGACCATCAAGCAGAATTATGCTATTGTAAACAAACTTTTTGGAGAGTTGGTAAAAGTGACGCCTTCTTCTAAAGTGGTGGGAGATATGGCTATTTTTATGGCTTCCAACAACCTCACTGTAGAGGATGTACTGAACAATAGCAAAAACTTGTCTTTCCCTGAATCAGTAATCAGTTTGTTTAAAGGTGATCTAGGGCAGCCCTATGGAGGTTTTCCGGCAGAGGTACAGAAGGCAGTGCTCAAAGGAGAGGTAGCCTATACAGATCGTCCGAATGAGCATCTGGAGTCTATAGATTTTGATAAAGAGTTTACGGAGTTTCAGCAGCGCCTGGGAGAGGAAAGGACCATACTGGATTTCTTATCTTATAAGTTATATCCTAAGGTGTATGAAGACTATTATAACCATATGAAGGTCTATGGGGATATGTCATCTTTACCCACTCCAGCTTTCTTTTACGGTCTTCAGTACGGAGAAGAAATTCTGGTCAACATCAGTGAGGGTAAAGTCATCATGATTAAACTGCTCTTTATCTCCGAGCCTGATGACGAAGGTTTCCGTAATGTTACTTTTGAGCTGAATGGTCAGTCTAGAAGAGTAAGTGTAAAAGATAAAAACTTTCAGGTGAAGGTTGAACAACATCGTAAAGCAGAGAAAGACAGCGAAACCGAAATTGGTGCTCCTCTTCAAGGCAGGCTTTCAGGTATCATGGTAAAGGCCGGACAGGAGGTAGAAGAGGGTACTCCTTTATTTGTTATAGAAGCAATGAAAATGGAGTCTACCATCTCTGCTCCTCATGCCGGAGTAATCAAAAAAATCTACCTTGAAAGTGGAGTTATGGTGGAGCAGGATGATCTGGTAGTTGAGTTTGAATAAATCTTATAAGAGGCATATTGCAAAAAGACGTGTAAAACTGCACGTCTTTTTTTATTGTCTAATGCAGTGCAAACCAAAAATTATGGGTAAATCACTTTTCTTACCCAACAAATATGTAGTAAGGTGGTTAAAAGACATATATGCCAGTATTCTATAATACGGGAGCCCTGTGGCACTGAAAAATATGTGTACTGGCCATCATTTTTTTACTGAAATCACTTTTTTAACCTATAATTTAATCAAAATGAGATTTTTGACAGGAATCCTAACCGTTGCATTGGCTGGAGTTGCTGCTAGTATCATCTTTTCACAAGATGGCAGCACCAAAGCCAGAACTCGCAAAAGATTTAGCAAAGACAGTAGCCGTTTAAAATCGGATGTAGAAAAAACGATTAACGAAGGCATCTACAATGTGCTGGACGTTGTAAGTGAGCTTCTTTCAGAATACGCTAAGAAGAGCCAAAGCTCTTTGAAGCAGGCGAAAAAGAGAAAGAAGTACATCACTTTATAAAACCTGGAGCCTAAATGAGCTCACTGCGATTTCATTTTACAGAATGAATTTCAAAGAAAAGAGCCCAGTCGGCTCTTTTCTTTTCATAACGAACCCTCTCCAATGGAATTTAATATTGAAAACCCTTTAAAATTAGTAACAGAAAAGGTAGAAGGGTGGATCACAGATCTGATAGCTATGTTGCCCAACCTGGTGGTAGCTATTCTGATTGTGGTCATTTTTTATGTAATAGCGCGTTTGGCACGTAAGGGAGCTGTCAACCTTTTTCAGCGTGTATCTTCTAACGAAGCAGTTAAAAACCTGTTTTCTAACATTATTTTTATCGGCTTTTTAATAGCGGGTATATTTGTAGCGCTGGGCATACTTGACCTGGATAAAACTGTTACATCTTTGCTTGCAGGAGTAGGTATCATCGGTTTAGCCTTAGGTTTTGCCTTCCAGGATATTGCTGCCAACTTCATTTCCGGTGTTCTTATCGCTTTTCGCCAACCCTTTAAAGTAGGGGATATTATTGAAAATGATGGGCATATGGGTACTGTTAGTGAAATTAATTTGAGAACTACTACCATACGTACTTTTCAGGGATTAGAAGTTTTAATTCCTAATAAGCAGCTTTTCCAAAATGTGGTTACCAACTATACTCGTACCAGCGAAAGAAGAGTAGATTTGGGAGTGGGTGTTTCTTATGGCGATGACCTGGCAAAAGTGAAAAAAGTAACCATTGACGCGGTTTCCGCTCTGGACAGTATAGATAAGAGTAGAGAGGTTACTCTCTTTTACAATGAATTTGGTGATAGCTCTATTAATTTTTCGGTACGCTTCTGGGCTAAATCTCCTAAACAGCCTGACTATCTACAGGCTTTAAGCGATGCTATTATGGCTATTCAAGCTGCATATAACGAACATGATATTATGATTCCTTTCCCTATACGTACACTGGATTTTGGTATTAAAGGAGGAGAAAAGCTTTCGGAAATGGTTTTGCACCATAATAATGGCAAACCCAGACAAACTGATGGTGCTTAGCATATCTAAACTAGAGGTTTGCAAATAATCAAAACAAGCAGTTTCCTTTTGGACATTGCTTTTTTTATGGATAATATTAGGTAAGTAAGGGTATTAGTTAGAAGGCATTGCCCTATTTTTTTAAACTTTAAACTAATTTTTTATGACTACAATTCCTTCTGATCCAAAGTTAGATAGCACACTTGCTATCCTTAAAGATGGTTACACTTTTATAGAAAGACGGTGCAGAGAGTTTCAATCTGATATTTTTGAAACCCGAGTGTTAGGAGAGAAAGCAGTTTGTATTCAGGGGCAGGATGCAGCTGGTATTTTTTATGACCCTCAGAAATTTAAGCGTAAAGGAGCTACTCCCAAAAGGATACAAAGGACTCTGTTTGGAGAAGGGGGCGTACAAGGACTGGATGGCGAAGCACACCAACACCGTAAACAGGCTTTTATGTCTTTAATGAGTCATGAGAGAGTAAAAGACCTGATGCATTTGGTTCGCGCAGAGTGGCTAGTGCAAATAAAAAAATGGAGCAACAAAGAGCAGCTTGTAATTTTTGAAGAGAGTAAGGTGGTTATGTGCCGGGCAGCATGTGCTTGGGCTGGTGTTCCTCTTTCAGAAGAAAAGCTAACTCAAAGGGCAGATGATTTGGCAATGATGGTAGATGCTTTTGGAGGTGTAGGGATAAGGAATATCAAAGGTAGGTTAGCCCGCCAGAGGTCAGAGCAATGGGTAAAACATTTGATTATTCAGGTGCGAGCTAACCAAATCCAAGCTCAGGAAGGTACAGCATTACACATGTTTTCGCACCATCAGGACTTAAATGGTGAACTTTTAGACCCAGAGATTGCGGCAGTTGAACTCCTCAATATTCTTCGTCCTTTAGTAGCTGTAGCCTGGTATGATACTTTTCTTGCGCTGGCGCTCTTTCAGTATCCTCAGTACAGGAAAAAACTTCAACACGGAAGCGATCAGGATATGGAAGATTTTGTGCAGGAAGTTAGGCGCTTTTATCCTTTTACGCCGTTTTTAGGCGCCAGGGTACTGGAGGAATTTGAATGGAAAGGACACCAATTTACTAAAGACAGATTGGTTTTGCTGGATGTTTATGGTACAAACCGTGGAGAAAAGTACTGGCAGAAGGCTGAGGTTTTCTTTCCGGAACGTTTTAGAGAATGGGATGAGAGTAAATACAACTTTATTCCACAGGGAGGAGGTGATTTTTTGACGAACCATCGTTGTGCTGGTGAGTGGGTTACCATAGGTGCGATGAAGGTAGCTTTAGATATACTTGTAAACCATCTGGAATATGATGTTCCTGAGCAGGATTTTCAATACAGCCTGGATCGTATGCCTGCATTGCCTCATAGTGGGTTTATACTCAGTAATGTAAGGCTGAAATAATGCTTAACTAGCTTAATTAGTCTGTTTACACAAAAATACCCACCCTTAATGCAGGTGGGTATTATTTTCTATGCTAACCTAAATTGATTATCCTAGGCGGGTACAGCTGCCGACTGATCGTCAGTAACTGCCTGGGGGGCATTGGTCTGTACAGAATCTATACCTTTATCGCATGAGCCCTCAGAAGCATACATCTGGCTGGAACCAATCACCTGGCCATTACTGGCTTTAAGGTTGAAGTAATGCTTACCATTAGAAGAAGTTTTCTTCTCAAACCTTTTCTCATTCAAAGCATTTTTCTGAACAGATGCTATACCTTTCAAACAGTTTGTCTTGGTCTTGTACCCTTCGCTACTGAGAATAGCCTGACCATTGCTTGCTTTAAGGGTAAATTGAAATTCTCCATTTTTCCGTTTGCTAATGATAAATTTTCCCATAGTGAAGTATTTATTAGGGTGGATGATGCTATAAATTAAGTAAGTCTGATAAAAAACACTAATTTTTATAGACTAAATACCTATATAATTCATGCGTACTTTTATTTAGCTAAAAGCTGGGTACCTCATCTAGTGTAATGTAAATAGTTCATCTACGTAAAAATCTCTGCTTAACAAATCATAGTTATCCAGGCACTCGCTATTACCGCTTCGCATAATACTTGCGCAAGCACCATTCGGCAGGCTACTTTCCAGATGCCTGCGATCTAGCACACAGTGCCCCAACTCATGGAAAATAATAAACTCTTTGTATAAGTCGCTGGCACGATTCCAGAAACTTCTGTCAATAGTTACCTTTCTGGGGCTACGAAAGCGATTACAAGCACATTGTCCCGCTATATGTTCTTGTTCAATTTCTTCAATGCTGGCACTTATCTCTAAGTTGGTCAGATCATAATTAAAACCTCTGGCACGGGCTTCCTCTTCAAAACGGCTAAAGTACTGGTACAGGGCTTCATCTACATTTGGATATAAGGGTTTTTGCTCTTCTTCGGGCAACATTAAATCTTCTTCTTGTGTACAGGCCGATACCAAATTCAAAAGCAATAGTGTAAAGGCAGTTGTGTATACTTTGGAAATAGTCATAACCTCAATGTTTACAGCTTATTATATGATTGATTTAGATACGCTTCTATGCTGTAAAATATTGTCATTCAGATGGTTAAGAGTAGGGAATGCTTGTATTTGTGCTGTTAATGTCACCTGCAAGACACTAATGGGTAAGTTTTTCCTAAACTGACGCAAATAGTATTTTTTCTACCTCAGTCCGATATTTCTCACCTGCGTAACATTTACTAATAATCATGCAGACAATGACCTAATACTGATATTACTGCCTATATATGTATTTCATTTTATGATCAGTTCTTAAGTTTATATTTAAACTTTACAGCAAATTTTTAAGCTTTAGCAATGTTATTATTTAGAATAATATAATATTTTATTAAAATAATTTAATAATTAAAAAATCTTACATTATCTTTACATGTAGATATTTATAGAAAAGTATCAGAGATGAGAAACATTTTTAAATTACCTAACCGTGAGAAGGGATCAGTTAACTACGCTGATGCTAAACCCAGAGGGATACACCATACTGTGAGGGTTAAGGAGCCTTATAATGATACCTGGAATCATATCTGGGGACAAATCAAAAAAATAGGGCTTGCAGAAGAAGAAAGGGCTTTCAAAAGCCAGGTCATCTACAGTTATGATCCTCCAGTAGTGCTTAAAACTACTCCCCCACGAATAGTAGATAAGCAGTATTGCTGTTCTCTTCCCGTAGAAAAAGCTTCACTTTTACCTCAGCGCAGGGAAGCTAAAGTTTGTACACCTGAAATTGTACAGGCACTATTAGTAGCTGAACAGAAAGCTGAAAAACATTCTGCTAGAGGAGTTGAGAGCCCTAGCGAAGATTACTTTCAGATGGAGCAGTGGGTTTACACTGAGTCTGGTACGGAAGAGAGTGAGCAGGAGCAGGAGCAAAAGCCAATCAGCTATCATTACGCTTTAGAAATAGCTCAAGAGGCAATTGAAGAGTCCGCCTTAGCGTATACAGAAGAAGTAAATTCTTCCGAGCCGATAGGCAGTAGAGGTGAGCCCTGGAATAGTGAGCCTCTTGCTGGGCCTTCTGATATTGTGGTGGAATATGCCAGCGTATTTGCAGGTACTGATGCCCACACTACTTACAGTATATCTGCCTTTGAAAGACAAGAGGTAGTGCCCGAAGGGCAAAAAACGAAGCAAAAGGTAAATCGTGGCACTTATAGAGCCAAGGCAGTGCCCTGGCCTAAAGGAAAATTCCGACATAAAGAGAAACGAAAACGGCAGCTAGCTACTACTTCAAACAAAGTGCTGTCGCATGCTCATCTTTTTAGGCAAAAGCCAGGGACTATATCCAAAAGAAATAAGCTAAAAAAGCAGAGCCAGAATCAGTTGATGATGGAGGCTATGGGTCTGACAGCTTTGGGGGCTCAGATTGCTTCTGCCCCTCCTGAATTGTTAGGTGTGCAGGGGTAATCTCAGCCTTTTGTATGGATTAGTGTAGGAGCGAAGGTGTTTTAAGCTTGGTGTGTAAGTTTAAATTGAAGTGGGGTAGGCATATTTGCAAATCTGCTAGTTTTTTTGTAAAATCTAGTGGTGGATTGCTTGTATTAGCTTTCTATATCATTTCAATTTTTTTCTCAAACTTTAATATCAAAGCCATGAATTTCACTGGACAAAAGTTAGAGAAGCCTAAAGC
This window of the Porifericola rhodea genome carries:
- a CDS encoding mechanosensitive ion channel family protein, which produces MEFNIENPLKLVTEKVEGWITDLIAMLPNLVVAILIVVIFYVIARLARKGAVNLFQRVSSNEAVKNLFSNIIFIGFLIAGIFVALGILDLDKTVTSLLAGVGIIGLALGFAFQDIAANFISGVLIAFRQPFKVGDIIENDGHMGTVSEINLRTTTIRTFQGLEVLIPNKQLFQNVVTNYTRTSERRVDLGVGVSYGDDLAKVKKVTIDAVSALDSIDKSREVTLFYNEFGDSSINFSVRFWAKSPKQPDYLQALSDAIMAIQAAYNEHDIMIPFPIRTLDFGIKGGEKLSEMVLHHNNGKPRQTDGA
- a CDS encoding cytochrome P450; this translates as MTTIPSDPKLDSTLAILKDGYTFIERRCREFQSDIFETRVLGEKAVCIQGQDAAGIFYDPQKFKRKGATPKRIQRTLFGEGGVQGLDGEAHQHRKQAFMSLMSHERVKDLMHLVRAEWLVQIKKWSNKEQLVIFEESKVVMCRAACAWAGVPLSEEKLTQRADDLAMMVDAFGGVGIRNIKGRLARQRSEQWVKHLIIQVRANQIQAQEGTALHMFSHHQDLNGELLDPEIAAVELLNILRPLVAVAWYDTFLALALFQYPQYRKKLQHGSDQDMEDFVQEVRRFYPFTPFLGARVLEEFEWKGHQFTKDRLVLLDVYGTNRGEKYWQKAEVFFPERFREWDESKYNFIPQGGGDFLTNHRCAGEWVTIGAMKVALDILVNHLEYDVPEQDFQYSLDRMPALPHSGFILSNVRLK
- a CDS encoding YegP family protein encodes the protein MGKFIISKRKNGEFQFTLKASNGQAILSSEGYKTKTNCLKGIASVQKNALNEKRFEKKTSSNGKHYFNLKASNGQVIGSSQMYASEGSCDKGIDSVQTNAPQAVTDDQSAAVPA